A genomic region of Sulfobacillus acidophilus DSM 10332 contains the following coding sequences:
- a CDS encoding MaoC domain protein dehydratase (PFAM: MaoC like domain~COGs: COG2030 Acyl dehydratase~InterPro IPR002539~KEGG: bts:Btus_1731 MaoC domain protein dehydratase~PFAM: MaoC-like dehydratase~SPTR: MaoC domain protein dehydratase), giving the protein MFDRPFETYQIGDRWESRGRTITESDLVMFSAFSGDWYPLHADREWASKTRYGQRIAHGMLVLSVATGLMVFKPGIVLAFYGLDRTRFVRPTYIGDTLHVELEVQALQDKKALGGVVTCMMQVVKHTGEVVVSGIFKILVAKSVSS; this is encoded by the coding sequence ATGTTTGACCGACCGTTTGAAACCTATCAAATTGGCGACCGTTGGGAATCTCGCGGTCGGACGATCACCGAGTCCGATTTGGTCATGTTTTCGGCGTTTAGTGGCGATTGGTACCCGTTGCATGCCGATCGGGAATGGGCGTCCAAGACGCGATATGGGCAGCGGATTGCGCACGGCATGTTGGTCTTGTCGGTTGCGACCGGACTCATGGTGTTTAAACCGGGCATCGTGTTAGCGTTTTATGGATTGGATCGGACTCGATTTGTTCGACCGACCTATATCGGTGACACCTTGCATGTCGAACTCGAGGTCCAGGCCCTTCAGGATAAAAAGGCACTGGGCGGCGTAGTCACCTGCATGATGCAGGTCGTCAAACACACCGGTGAGGTTGTTGTTAGCGGGATCTTTAAGATTTTGGTGGCCAAATCGGTGTCGTCGTAG